The following nucleotide sequence is from Chloracidobacterium validum.
CGTGGCTGGCGCGAAGGTGTCGGGCGGAGTGTGGCCACGTCCCACTGGTTGGATCGGGTGGCCGCTCTTCACGGCATTCCGGTTTACGAAACGCCGGTTGGCTTCAAGTATCTTGGCGAACTGATTTTAGAAGAAAAAATCTTTCTCGGCGGTGAAGAAAGCGCCGGATTGTCCATCAAGGGACACATCCCGGAAAAGGATGGGCTACTGGCTTGCGCGCTGGTGGCTGAAATGGTGGCGCGCCGGGGGCAATCGGTCGGCGAGATGCTGGCGGCGCTGTCACGCGCGGCCGGGCAGGTGGTGAATCGGCGGGTTGGGGTCCGCCTGTCTCCAGAGGGACAAGCCAAACTGCGGCAGACATTAGAGGAAACACCACCGGAAGCTTTCGGTGGTAAACATGTGAAACGCATTGATCGAACCGATGGGGTGAAGTTTTTCTTGGAAGATGAAGCATGGGTGTTGATCCGCCTGTCAGGCACGGAGCCGTTGGCCCGTTGTTATGCCGAGGCGCGCACAGAGGCGGAAGTGGAGGTGCTCCTTGAGTCAGGCACGAGTTTCATTCATCAGTGACTACCAACTACGCAACGAACAAGTTCTAGCTCTGCCCAAGCCGCGGTCGCTGGCATTTGGCATTCCCTTTCACGCGATTGTGGCGATGGTCATCATCGGCCTGACGGGCGTGTGCATTACGGTCACGCTCCGCACCCAAGCTGAACTTCACGCCGCCGCCGCCGAACACACCCGCTTACGAGCCAGCATCGAAAAGCAAGCCGCCGAAAACCAGCAACTCCAGTTCGAGCTGAACCAACTTGACCGCGATCCGCGCGCCATCGAGCGGTCGGCGCGTGAAATGGGATGGGTCAAGTCCAACGAAGTGGTCATCATTCTGGGCGAACCAGTCCCCGTGCGGACGCCTACCTTGCGCAGCGACAACGAGACAATCAAAGCACAGGCCGGTAGGCGCTAGCGGTTTGGTGGAACAGTCTGTCTTGACCGGTCGGGACGTAGTTGTGGACGGCATCGGTCCTGACCCCTCCCCGTTTCAAGCGCCTAGGACTGCGCTGAATCGCCTTTTGCTTCCGGGGCAAGCAGCCCAAAACCATAGAGTAGCCCGGCAACGATGAGCGCCACCGGCATAAGCAGGAGCGCCACGGACAAGGTCTGTGTCGTTGGCGATAACCCACACCAGGCAGCAACCGATGAAACGACCGCCGGTGGCGGCTGCCCGGCAGTTGCCAACCCGCGCAGGTACGTGGAAATCCATCCGACCAGCGCCAGCGAAATACCATCGCCAAAGACGTGAATGGCCACGACGAGAAAGCCGGTCGCGGTCGTCCGCAAGTTGGGGGCAACCAAACTGACCACCAGCGTATTGGCCGGCCCATTGCCAATGTAAACCAGAAAGAGCGTGATGAACGTGCACGCCTGATACACCCACGGCGTCGTTGAAACCAAGGCCACGAACATCGGGATACAAGCCAAACCACCGCTTACCGCGCACAGCAGGAAGTAGCCACGCACACCACGGAGCCGCTGATTGAGCGCATCGCCCAGAAACCCTCCGATCAGGCTGCCAAATGTTCCCCCAACCACGGCGCAGATACCGAGCACCAGGTTGGCCTCTTTCTCACTGAGGCCCTTGTCAGTTTTCATCCACTCCGGCGCCCAAAAGACCAGGGCCCCCAGCGCGAAGGTCACGGCGGCATAACCCAGGCAGGTGAAGACATAACCACGGTTGTTCAGCAGCCGCCAGTACCCTTCCATCCAACCGATGGATTCCAATGCCGCCGCCTGTTCCGTGGGTTCGTCCATCACGCCGCGCTGTGGCTCGCGGATAAACGCCATGGCCGTTGCGGCCAACAGACCCGGCAACCCAACGATCAGGAGCGTATGCCGCCAGCCAAAAGCATCCGGCGCGCCGAGGTAGCCTCCCAAAATGAAGCCGGCCGCCGCGCCAATCGGAATTGTGGACTGGAAGATGCTCATCACCAGTCCACGCCGCGCCTTGGGGAAATAGTCCGCCAGCAGGCTGGGCGCAATCGTGGCATAGTTTGCCTCGCCAACCCCAACCGCGGCCCGCGCCACGAGCAACTGCATCAGGCTACGCGCCAAACCGGCGGCGGCGGTCGCCAGGCTCCAGATGAAAATCCCAATGGCAATCAGCCGGCCGCGGTGATACCGGTCGCCAAAGTATCCGAAGAGTGGCGAACACAGCGTATAGACCCAGGTGAAGGCACTTCCCACCAAACCCAGTTGGGCGTCGGTGTAGCCAGTCTCAGCCTTGATGTATGGAACCAGCGCCGAGAAGATATACCGGTCAACGTAGTTGAGTAAGTTGAGCAGCGTCAGCGTTGCCAACACAAAATAGGCATAGGCCGTCGCCTGACTTGCCGGCGAGGTCGGAGCGGCAGCGCGCATAGGCGGCAAAACACCCTTGATGTAGTCAGTGCATGCGCCCTAGATACTAGAGGACGCCAGCCGGGTTGGCTAGCGAACAGGCGCGGGCAAGCCGTTTGGGGTTTGCCGCACAAATCGCAAGGACGACTGACCTGGAGCCTGGCGCGCCCTAGGCCGACCGATCAGCCAAGACGACCCGCGCCGTGTTGTAGCCGCTCGCGCCAAAGACGCCGCCGCCCGGATGTGTACTCGCGCCCGTCAAGTAAAGCCCCGGAATCGGCGTTTTGTACGACGCCAGTTCCGGCAGCGGACGAAAGAAAAACATCTGATCCAGCGACATTTCAACGTGCATGACGTTGCCGCGCAGCAGCCCTAGCTTGCGCTCGATTTCCACCGGCGTCTGGATGTAGCGCCCGATGATTTTTCCACGCATGTTGGGCGCGTAGCGGCAAACCACATCGTAGATTTTATCGGCCTCCCGTTCGGCAATGGCATCCCAGTTTTCACCGTTTGAAAGCTCGTAGGGGTGATACTGCGCCCACGTAAAAAGCGTGTGCTTGCCAGGCGGCGCGAGCGTCGGGTCAATGGCGGAAAAGGTCATGGCGACGACGCTTGGATGCGCCGGGGGCCGCCCGAGTGAGAAGTCCCGGAAGCTGCTGGCCAGGTACTCGGCCGACGGGCACAGCAGTTGCAGCGCGCTATGACAGGGCGCGATGCCGTGCGCATCCGCCGTTACCCCTTCATACTGCGGCAGTTCCTCGACCGCATGCCGGACAATCATGCCAAATCCATTGCCAACCCGAATGTTGGCCACGCGCTGCTTGAGGTCGCCGGGACAATCCTCGAGCAACTTGAGAAAGGTGGTTTGCACGTGACAGGCGCTGACGACGCGCCGCGCCTGAACCACCTCGCCGTTCGTCAGCTTGATGCTGAAGGTGCCGTTGGCGAGGCGGGCAATGGCGGAGACTTCGGCCTCGACCTGGAGTTCCCCGCCATGCGCCACGAAGCATTTGGCCAGGGCCTGGGTCAGCGCGCCCGAACCACCCTTGGCGCGCTTCGCGCCGGTCTGATGAATCATGGCATTCCAGCCAAACATATCTCCGCTGGCGACTTCATTCGGCGCTGGGCCCGACTGCGCCGCCAGCCAGAGCATAGCCGCCCGCAGGTGCTCGTTTTGGAAAGTTTCACGAATGACCTGCCCATAGGGGGCCATGAGCTGGCGCGCGGTTTCGAGCGAACCCCAGGCCCGCCGCGACCGAAAACTGGTCACGCTGCGCTTGAGCGCCGTCCAGAGAATTTTTTGTGGATCGGGAGCATCGAGAAAGACCTCGAAAATCGCTTCGTTGAGTTCGCCCCAGTGAGCGACGAACTTGCGGTACTGCTCGGCGTCGGCGGGCGAAACGCGGGCAATGCTGGCACAGGTGGCTTCGATATCCCGGTGAAATGAGATCGTGTGTGGGGTTCCCAAAACCGGGTAAAACGCCCAGGGGTCCATCTCGATATATTCTAGCCCGTACTTGGCCAGCTCGAGTTCGGCAATCACCGGCGTCCCGTGAATCATGATGTGCGCCGATGAGCCGATATCGAACTTGTAACCCGGAATGATTTCTTCCGTGCAGACCGCCCCGCCAACCACCGGACGACGTTCCAGCACCACAACCGAACGTCCGGCTTTTGCTAGGTAGGCGGCGCAGATGAGTCCGTTGTGTCCGCCGCCTACCACGGCGACATCATAACAAGTCGCTACCTCTGACATAGTTTGAACCAGGCCGCGGCGCATCCGGGGTCGCGCGGCAAATACTCCACAGTGAGATAGAGCCAAAAAAGCGGTGAGGGGTGAGAGGGGCGCATCACCGGCGGAGCATCCAGACCCGGCCGCAAGTCTCGCCCGCCGAAAGTGCCTCTGGTCATCGGCTGTGAGCGAGGTCGGCCGGGACGGCCAACTGCGCGGCAATCGCGTCGGTGATGATTTGAAAACTCGCCGGCGTCGCCGTTCCATTCACGGCCTGCACCATCGCGCCATCGGGTGCGATAACGACAATCCGACACTGTCCGAAGGTCAGTCCGTACGCTTCTGAAACCACGCCATCCCAGTCAATCAACACTTCTTTTGGGGAAAGCTTTTCAATGCTTGTTCGCACCAGCTCCCGAAACAGTTCCGGTACGCCCCGAAAAGCCGCAATGCCGACAATGTCAATCTGATCTCGAAACTTCAGATACAACGGCTCAATCCAGCTTGCCAACTGAAACGCGCTCACCATATCGCCAAAGCATAAAACTGTCACCAAGTCACGCGGGAAAGCATAGACATGGGTCACACCATGGTGATCGTCGAGCGAAAATGCTTGCGCCTGAGTGGACATCAAAAGGAAGTTCCTCAGCTAAAAGATACAGGGGGTTTTAGCGATAGAGCCGCTTCATGGTTTGCTTGATGAGGTAGCTCAGTTCCCGGCTTGTTTCCTCAGCCAGGGTTTGGGCAACTGCTTTTTCCACCACTGGTGGAGACCAGCCAAAGTTGATGAGCGCCGAAACGACATCGCGCTTCAGCGGCTCGTCGCCATCCACGGCGGACGGAGCCGTCGGCTGGGGGAGCGTCACGGCAGGGAGCTTGTCGCGCAGTTCAATAATGATACGCTCGGCCGTCTTTTTTCCGATACCCGGGACGCCGGAAAGCCGCCGCCCATCACCAGACAAAATCGCCTGCGCCAAGTCAGGTGGCGCAAAGCCGGAAAGCACGGCCAGCGCCATCCGCGCGCCGATCCCGGAAACCGAAAGCAATCGCACAAAGAACTCCCGCTCCGTACGGTCATGAAAACCATAAAGCGATAATGCGTCTTCGCGGACGAGCAAGTACGTGTGCAAGACTACGCTTTGCCCGACTTCCGGCAGGCGGTCGTACGTGTAAAGCGACACCCCAACGTCGAAGCCCACACCACCCACGCCAATCACGACTGACGCCGACATTTTTTCTAAAAGCGTTCCAGCAAGCTGACTAATCACCGCGGCCGTCCCTTTCCCAAGGTAGGCAGTTCCGTTGCAGCACACATGTACCATACCGCAATCGGCCTGCCTTTGCCGCACGTCTGATGCCCGATACGGAAAGCCGCGCGCGTTCTGGGTTGCGAAATGTGTTTTTATAAACGAACTTAGGTGCAAGGCAGCTTGTGCATACGATTCGACCACGCAAGCGGTCTGAACAACCTACCTGGAGATCCCCCTATGGCGTCGTTGAATGTCATCCGCGAGGCGAGTTGTGCTGAAGGCTTCTGCTCGCTGGGCTGTATTGCTTGGCTCTACCGCAAAATTCGCGGTTCGTTTTTCCTCATCGTGGGCAGTCATACTTGCCAGTACTTCATGCAATCGGCGTTGAGCGTGATGATTTTTTCCGAACCACGCTTTGCCACAGCCATTATCGAAGAAAGCGACTTGGCAGCGAAAACCGCCGACTTCGCCCACCTCGAACTCGACCGCATCGTGGGTGACATCGTGCGGGAGTACAACCCGACCATCGTGTTTCTGGTTGGCACGTGCCCGGCCGAGATTATCAAGGTTGACCTCCAGAACATCGGCGAAATGCTGACGCAAAAATACGGTCGCCCGGTGATGTTCGCGCCGGTTTCCGGGCTTGAACACACCTTTACCCAAGGTGAGGACGGGGTGTTGCAGGCACTGCTCACCATTTCACCCGAAGAAGCGCCCGGCACGGCGCGGGAGCTACTCCTGGTCGGCGCGGTCGGCGACCTCGTGGAAGATGAAATCCTGGAGCAACTCGCCGAACTCGGCATTCCGGTGCGCGGTGTCTTGCCAGCCCGTGATCCCCGCCGCTTGCCGGCCATTGGGCCGAATACGGTCGCCGTCGCGCTTCAGCCTTACCTTTCCATGACCATGAACGCGCTCAAGCGCCGGGGTGTGGAAGTCCTTGCCTGCCGAACGCCCATCGGCCCGGCGGCAACCCGGCAGTTTTACGAAGCCATTTGCCGCGCCTTTGGGAAAGAGCCACCAGACCGCCTGGTGGAACTCGAAGCCGAGGCCTGGGAACGGATCGGGCCGGAGCGCGAAATGCTCATCGGCAAACGCATTGCCATCATTGGTGATAACCTGCTCGAACTGCCCATTGCCAACTTGCTCTATGAAATGGGGGCGGAGATTGTCGAACTTTCAACGCCTTACTTCAACCGCAAAGCCATGGCAGCCGATGTTGCCTGCCTGCCGGATGGACTGACGCTTTACGAGAAACCAGATGTGATCGCGCAAGCCGAGCGGGTGATTGCCCTCAAGCCCGACCTGACCATCTGTGGGCTGGGGCTGGCCAACCCGTTCGAGTCGCGCGGACTTCCAACCAAGTGGTCAATCGAGTTCACGTTCACGCCGATCCACGGCTTCAAGCATGCCAAAGACCTTGCGGAAATCATTGCGCGGCCTGTCCGCCGTGGGAACTTGATGGCGCAACGTGGCTGGTATGTTGACCAATCCGCGCCCCGCGTCCCGGCCTAAGCGCCGCCGTCTCTCTCCCGACCGCCGCCGCAGGTTGTGAGACTGCCGCGGCCGGCGGGTAGGCTTTGATTGTCTTGGTCTTTTTTTAGGAGTCATATCCATGCGATTGCACTATTGGACGTATGAAGGTCCGGCCCACGTCGGCGCGTGTCGGGTGGGAACCTCAATCCCCGGCGTACATACCGTGCTCCATGCGCCCGGCGGCGACTCTTACACCAGCGTGTTGTTCACCATGATTGACCGGCAGTGCGGATTTCCAACCGTGACGAACGTCAGTTACGGACGCAAGGAAGTTTCCACCACCGGCGTGGACCGGATGATGACTGTTGTCGAGCAAGTCGAACGAACGCACAAGCCGCGGGTCATCCAGGTGATTCCAACGTGTACGTCCAACCTGCTCCGGGAAGACGTTGGCGGCGCCCTCAATCGCTTACAGCCCCAGTGCGAGGCCCAGCTCGTCTTCCTGCAACTCAATGCGTTCTGCGAAAAGGAAGACCAGGGCGCGGATATGACCTTTGCCGGACTGGTTGAACAGTTGGCAACGGGCAGCGCGGAACGGACGCCGGAGCCAAGCGTCAACATTCTCGGCCTCACCAGCCTCGGTTTCCGCCACCGGGATGACCTACGGGAAATCACGCAGATGCTTCACCAGTGCGGGATTCGGGTCAACGCGGCGCTGCCCTTTGGCGGCTCGGCCGCCGACTTTCACCGCCTAGGACATGCCTGGTTCAACATCGTGCCCTATGCCGAGATTGGGCTGCGCGCGGCCAAGGTGCTGGAGCAACGCTTCGGGCAGCCCTACCTGGCCCATGCCCCAATCGGCATTCAAGCCACTCAGGAATTCATTGAACTTGTGCAAGCCAAAGTCGAAGAACTCGGTGGGAAAACCACCAACTTCCGCCCCCGCCCAGAAACCATGAGCCGTGTCCCATGGTATTCCCGCTCGGCCGACAGCCACTACCTAACGCCGAAACGGTCATTCGTCTTTGGCGTCGCGTCCCACGCACTCGCCGTCGCTCGGATGATGGAAGAAGAAATTGGCATGCGCCCCCTGGCCGTTGGGACATTCTCCTACGAGCATTCGGAAGCTTTTCTGAATGAATGTCAGCGCCGTGGTTGGCAGGGTTTTTACTCCGATGACTTCAAAGAGGTTGAACGACAGATTTCAGACCTCATGCCCGACCTTGTCTTGGGAACCCAAATGGAACGCCATTCAGCGCGACGGCATGAACTGCCGGCGACCGTCATCAGTTGCCCAGCTCACGTCACCGACTTTCCGGCTCGCTATTCTCCATTTGCAGGTTGGGAAGGCGCTAATGTAATCTTCGACGCAGTAACGCACACATTGACGCTTGGTTTGGAATCGCACTTGATTGATATGTTCCGCGAAGTACCGGGCGCAGAACATGACTCAGTACTCGGCGCTGTCAGATTGCCAGACTTGCCGCCGGATTCGCCGTCGCCAACGGGTGCCGTCACCAGTGGGACATCACGCCCGACTGAGCCGGCGGGAGCCACCCAAGCGGCGACGCCAACCGCAGTTGCCACGCCCCCCCAGGCAGTAGCGGCAGGTGAATGGTCCGGTGATCCACGGTGGACGGATGAGGCGCTAGCGGAGTTGAAAAAAATTCCTTTCTTCATCCGTAAGAAGGCAATGCACAACACTGAGAAATACGCCCGTGAGCATGGGCTGCGTGAGATCCTCCCTCAGACCATTCACGCCACGCGGGATGAACTGTCACGCAAGTGAAATTCTCACCGGCTGATGTGCGCGCACCAACCGAGCGACATCCTAAGGAGCCTATTCAGTAATGGGTCTTTACATCGCGATTGGTTTAGTCGTTGTCATTCTCGTTGGCGCCGTCGCATTCTTTTTACTCAAAAGCAAAAAACCGGAGGAAGCGGGCCTAGGGCTGACTGGAGGCGCGCCGCCAGCCCTAGACAATCGCGCTGAGGAACAGCGCCGACTCGAAGAACAACGCCGTGCCGAGGAAGCTACCCGGCTTGCCGCCGAAGAAGCCCGCCGTGCTGAGGAGCAGCGCCGACTCGAAGAGCAACGCCGCGCTGAGGAAGCTGCCCGGCTTGCTGCCGAGGAAGCCCGCCGTGCTGAGGAGCAGCGCCGCGCTGAAGAACAACGCCGTGCTGAAGAACAACGCCGTGCTGAGGAGCAGCGCCGACTCGAAGAGCAACGCCGCGCTGAGGAAGCTGCCCGGCTTGCTGCCGAGGAAGCCCGCCGTGCCGAGGAGCAACGCCGACTCGAAGAGCAACGCCGCGCCGAGGAAGCCGCCCGGCTTGCTGCCGAGGAAGCCCGCCGTGCCGAGGAACAACGCCGACTCGAAGAGCAACGCCGCGCCGAGGAAGCCGCCCGGCTTGCTGCCGAGGAAGCCCGCCGCGCTGAAGAAGCCCGCCGTGCCCTGGAAGCGCAACAGCGAGCGCAGCCGGTTCCAGACTTCGATGTCAACAAGGTGGCCGACCCACCACCACCCCCAACGACGGGGGAAACTGAGATTCCAGCGTACTTCACGCCACCAGGCAACCAAACCGTTCCGGCTGGCGGACAAGTGGCGGTTGGTGCAAGCCAGCCATCACAGCACAAAGCCAGCGAAGACCTGCACAAGATCGCCCAGCGGGTGGCGCGGACGATTGTCAGTGACATCAAAATCTACAATCCGCAGAAAATTGAGCAGGGCATTGCCCAGAAAAACCTCTATGACCTGCTCAAGAAAGAGTTTGACAGCAGCATCAAAACCTATGAGGACCGAGCTGATCCGCAGGTGCGTGCTGAGTCAAACTACCTGTATGAACATATCGTCAAGTCACTCTGCAATGGCGACCCATCCGTGCTGGGCATCAACTTCCCCATGGACAAGTTCCGCCAGCCATAAGCGTAAACCACTTCGATGCCCCAAAAGCGCCCTCCATGGTGGGGGCGCTTTTTTGGCTATGTTGTTTGGTGACGCTGGCCAGGCCAGGAACGCCTGATTACCTGGAACGAACTTCCCCAATGACTTGCCATACGCTGTGCCGCCGCCGAATCCAGTAACGGAGCAGGTCC
It contains:
- a CDS encoding FtsB family cell division protein, yielding MSQARVSFISDYQLRNEQVLALPKPRSLAFGIPFHAIVAMVIIGLTGVCITVTLRTQAELHAAAAEHTRLRASIEKQAAENQQLQFELNQLDRDPRAIERSAREMGWVKSNEVVIILGEPVPVRTPTLRSDNETIKAQAGRR
- a CDS encoding spinster family MFS transporter, producing the protein MRAAAPTSPASQATAYAYFVLATLTLLNLLNYVDRYIFSALVPYIKAETGYTDAQLGLVGSAFTWVYTLCSPLFGYFGDRYHRGRLIAIGIFIWSLATAAAGLARSLMQLLVARAAVGVGEANYATIAPSLLADYFPKARRGLVMSIFQSTIPIGAAAGFILGGYLGAPDAFGWRHTLLIVGLPGLLAATAMAFIREPQRGVMDEPTEQAAALESIGWMEGYWRLLNNRGYVFTCLGYAAVTFALGALVFWAPEWMKTDKGLSEKEANLVLGICAVVGGTFGSLIGGFLGDALNQRLRGVRGYFLLCAVSGGLACIPMFVALVSTTPWVYQACTFITLFLVYIGNGPANTLVVSLVAPNLRTTATGFLVVAIHVFGDGISLALVGWISTYLRGLATAGQPPPAVVSSVAAWCGLSPTTQTLSVALLLMPVALIVAGLLYGFGLLAPEAKGDSAQS
- a CDS encoding phytoene desaturase family protein, which produces MSEVATCYDVAVVGGGHNGLICAAYLAKAGRSVVVLERRPVVGGAVCTEEIIPGYKFDIGSSAHIMIHGTPVIAELELAKYGLEYIEMDPWAFYPVLGTPHTISFHRDIEATCASIARVSPADAEQYRKFVAHWGELNEAIFEVFLDAPDPQKILWTALKRSVTSFRSRRAWGSLETARQLMAPYGQVIRETFQNEHLRAAMLWLAAQSGPAPNEVASGDMFGWNAMIHQTGAKRAKGGSGALTQALAKCFVAHGGELQVEAEVSAIARLANGTFSIKLTNGEVVQARRVVSACHVQTTFLKLLEDCPGDLKQRVANIRVGNGFGMIVRHAVEELPQYEGVTADAHGIAPCHSALQLLCPSAEYLASSFRDFSLGRPPAHPSVVAMTFSAIDPTLAPPGKHTLFTWAQYHPYELSNGENWDAIAEREADKIYDVVCRYAPNMRGKIIGRYIQTPVEIERKLGLLRGNVMHVEMSLDQMFFFRPLPELASYKTPIPGLYLTGASTHPGGGVFGASGYNTARVVLADRSA
- the ruvA gene encoding Holliday junction branch migration protein RuvA, which encodes MVHVCCNGTAYLGKGTAAVISQLAGTLLEKMSASVVIGVGGVGFDVGVSLYTYDRLPEVGQSVVLHTYLLVREDALSLYGFHDRTEREFFVRLLSVSGIGARMALAVLSGFAPPDLAQAILSGDGRRLSGVPGIGKKTAERIIIELRDKLPAVTLPQPTAPSAVDGDEPLKRDVVSALINFGWSPPVVEKAVAQTLAEETSRELSYLIKQTMKRLYR
- a CDS encoding ferredoxin:protochlorophyllide reductase (ATP-dependent) subunit N — encoded protein: MASLNVIREASCAEGFCSLGCIAWLYRKIRGSFFLIVGSHTCQYFMQSALSVMIFSEPRFATAIIEESDLAAKTADFAHLELDRIVGDIVREYNPTIVFLVGTCPAEIIKVDLQNIGEMLTQKYGRPVMFAPVSGLEHTFTQGEDGVLQALLTISPEEAPGTARELLLVGAVGDLVEDEILEQLAELGIPVRGVLPARDPRRLPAIGPNTVAVALQPYLSMTMNALKRRGVEVLACRTPIGPAATRQFYEAICRAFGKEPPDRLVELEAEAWERIGPEREMLIGKRIAIIGDNLLELPIANLLYEMGAEIVELSTPYFNRKAMAADVACLPDGLTLYEKPDVIAQAERVIALKPDLTICGLGLANPFESRGLPTKWSIEFTFTPIHGFKHAKDLAEIIARPVRRGNLMAQRGWYVDQSAPRVPA
- the bchB gene encoding ferredoxin:protochlorophyllide reductase (ATP-dependent) subunit B translates to MRLHYWTYEGPAHVGACRVGTSIPGVHTVLHAPGGDSYTSVLFTMIDRQCGFPTVTNVSYGRKEVSTTGVDRMMTVVEQVERTHKPRVIQVIPTCTSNLLREDVGGALNRLQPQCEAQLVFLQLNAFCEKEDQGADMTFAGLVEQLATGSAERTPEPSVNILGLTSLGFRHRDDLREITQMLHQCGIRVNAALPFGGSAADFHRLGHAWFNIVPYAEIGLRAAKVLEQRFGQPYLAHAPIGIQATQEFIELVQAKVEELGGKTTNFRPRPETMSRVPWYSRSADSHYLTPKRSFVFGVASHALAVARMMEEEIGMRPLAVGTFSYEHSEAFLNECQRRGWQGFYSDDFKEVERQISDLMPDLVLGTQMERHSARRHELPATVISCPAHVTDFPARYSPFAGWEGANVIFDAVTHTLTLGLESHLIDMFREVPGAEHDSVLGAVRLPDLPPDSPSPTGAVTSGTSRPTEPAGATQAATPTAVATPPQAVAAGEWSGDPRWTDEALAELKKIPFFIRKKAMHNTEKYAREHGLREILPQTIHATRDELSRK